A region from the Rufibacter sp. DG15C genome encodes:
- a CDS encoding M14 family metallopeptidase — MISRITGFCLFLSIVFLPLVGWTQRDYNSYEQLTARLKKIGLQYSRLCTVTSIGKTATDKEIWLITLGRENAANKPAIVITAGVHATQLATTELAVQMAEQLLLSATIHDSTAQLLKEKTIYILPNVNPDASEQYHESLRWERTGNAQPRDDDRDGRIFEDPFDDLNGDGLITMIRVKDSLGTHNVSSHDSRVMREADKAKGEKGSYFLYTEGLDNDKDGLFNEDAEGGVNFNKNFSYGFEEFKRETGEHPMSERETKAFADFMLSARNVHSVFVLGPATTLLHALPGSKPEVTTPALLKAVQKDDSTIYKISKLYTSLIPTANAAEVMPTGGDVVQWAHVHYGRFSFSTPAWWVPQITNLPKSTTQLEKQDLSFLEWARLNDMPGVFLDWTPIDHPDFPGKQVEIGGFAPYAKNSPPAHLLKPIAKDHIRFFAQYGKQMPKLQITNFRAERTEDNSTKITADIQNVGKIPSHAALGDYLQWVQKIKVSLQLEEGQQLVQGKSVSRFPSLNGGEKIKMSWVVKGTGYVVVEVKSPTAGNQTKQIALKQ, encoded by the coding sequence ATGATTTCAAGAATTACGGGCTTTTGCCTATTCCTTTCAATAGTATTTTTACCTCTAGTTGGCTGGACACAAAGGGATTATAACAGCTATGAGCAACTAACTGCCCGGCTTAAAAAAATAGGCTTACAATACAGCAGGCTCTGCACCGTCACCTCCATTGGCAAAACGGCCACAGACAAAGAAATCTGGTTGATTACGTTAGGGCGAGAAAATGCGGCGAATAAACCAGCCATCGTCATTACCGCAGGTGTGCATGCAACCCAATTAGCCACTACAGAGTTAGCCGTTCAAATGGCTGAGCAGCTTCTGTTGTCTGCTACCATCCATGATTCTACCGCTCAGCTCCTAAAAGAAAAGACCATTTACATTTTACCCAATGTCAACCCAGACGCTTCTGAGCAATATCATGAAAGCCTGCGGTGGGAAAGGACTGGAAATGCCCAACCACGTGATGATGACCGCGACGGCCGCATTTTTGAAGACCCGTTTGATGATTTAAACGGCGACGGCCTAATCACCATGATACGGGTAAAAGATTCATTAGGCACCCATAACGTTTCTAGCCATGACTCAAGGGTCATGAGAGAAGCGGATAAAGCAAAAGGAGAGAAGGGCTCTTATTTTTTATACACCGAAGGCTTGGACAATGACAAAGACGGTCTTTTCAATGAAGACGCCGAAGGGGGCGTGAACTTCAATAAAAATTTCTCCTACGGCTTTGAGGAATTCAAGCGCGAAACCGGGGAGCATCCAATGTCAGAGCGTGAGACCAAGGCCTTCGCAGATTTTATGTTATCCGCCCGAAACGTCCATTCAGTTTTTGTCTTAGGACCAGCCACCACTCTTTTACACGCCCTGCCAGGCTCAAAACCTGAGGTTACTACTCCAGCCTTATTAAAAGCGGTCCAGAAAGATGACAGTACCATCTACAAGATATCAAAACTGTATACTTCCCTCATCCCAACTGCCAATGCAGCGGAGGTTATGCCAACCGGGGGAGATGTAGTGCAATGGGCGCATGTTCATTATGGAAGGTTTAGTTTCTCAACACCAGCCTGGTGGGTACCCCAAATAACCAATCTTCCGAAAAGCACCACTCAACTAGAGAAGCAAGATTTGAGCTTTTTGGAGTGGGCGCGGTTAAATGATATGCCAGGCGTATTCTTAGACTGGACGCCCATTGACCATCCTGATTTTCCGGGCAAGCAAGTTGAAATTGGCGGATTTGCTCCTTATGCAAAAAACTCGCCACCGGCCCATTTGTTAAAACCTATTGCAAAAGATCACATTAGGTTCTTTGCCCAATACGGCAAGCAGATGCCCAAATTGCAAATCACCAATTTTAGGGCGGAACGAACGGAAGATAATAGCACTAAAATTACTGCTGATATTCAAAACGTTGGTAAAATCCCTAGCCATGCCGCCCTTGGAGATTACCTACAGTGGGTCCAGAAGATTAAAGTTTCTTTGCAATTAGAAGAAGGACAGCAACTTGTTCAGGGAAAATCTGTCTCCAGGTTTCCATCTTTGAATGGTGGGGAGAAAATTAAGATGTCTTGGGTGGTTAAAGGGACAGGCTATGTAGTGGTAGAAGTGAAGAGTCCTACTGCGGGCAACCAGACCAAGCAAATTGCTCTAAAACAATAA
- a CDS encoding HD domain-containing protein → MKEEALIFETAKHVEQLFAGEGSGHDWWHIRRVWKTALSIGEQEGADTTVVQLGALLHDIADWKFHDGNEEAGPQAATAWLQSLNAPQEIISQVGTIVKEVTFKGAGVETSPSTLEGKVVQDADRLDAIGAIGIGRAFAYGGHKGREMYNPSILPELHDTFEAYKKNQAPTLNHFYEKLFLLKDRMNTAAGKRMAQDRHEVMQAFVQQFLSEWHSQEMPPSSFLSV, encoded by the coding sequence ATGAAAGAAGAGGCACTTATTTTTGAGACGGCTAAACACGTGGAGCAACTTTTTGCCGGTGAAGGCTCTGGCCATGATTGGTGGCACATAAGAAGAGTCTGGAAAACGGCCCTTTCCATTGGGGAGCAAGAGGGAGCAGATACGACGGTGGTTCAATTAGGCGCACTTTTGCATGACATTGCTGATTGGAAATTCCATGACGGCAACGAAGAGGCAGGCCCACAAGCCGCAACGGCCTGGCTTCAGTCTTTGAATGCTCCTCAAGAAATAATCTCTCAAGTAGGCACCATTGTCAAAGAGGTGACCTTTAAAGGAGCAGGGGTAGAGACTAGCCCCTCAACCCTTGAAGGAAAAGTTGTACAGGATGCAGACCGCTTAGATGCCATTGGCGCCATAGGTATTGGAAGGGCTTTTGCGTACGGCGGCCACAAAGGGCGTGAGATGTACAACCCTAGCATTCTGCCTGAACTGCATGACACGTTTGAAGCCTATAAGAAAAATCAGGCGCCAACGCTCAACCATTTCTATGAGAAGCTGTTTTTATTAAAAGACCGGATGAATACGGCAGCCGGCAAAAGAATGGCACAGGACAGACATGAGGTGATGCAAGCCTTTGTTCAGCAATTTTTATCTGAATGGCACAGCCAAGAAATGCCACCTTCTTCGTTCTTATCCGTATAA